In one Cottoperca gobio chromosome 12, fCotGob3.1, whole genome shotgun sequence genomic region, the following are encoded:
- the ror2 gene encoding tyrosine-protein kinase transmembrane receptor ROR2 has protein sequence MTTFMESSLWMLFLFPTLRCYADPGLALDTDGLAEAQSGAAPTTDGYFLEFQEPVNNITHFQGQTATLHCKVTGNPRPSIRWLKNDAPVVQEQGRITIRKIEAGSKLRIQDLDTTDTGYYQCVASNSLKVISATGVLYVKLGQMPTHSPDDTSREKGFCQPYRGIACARFIGNQSIYVESLQMQGESENRITAAFTMIGTSTHLSDQCSMFAIPSFCYYVFPLCDEGSRAPRRRQLCRDECEALENDLCHTEYTIARSNPMILMQLELPSCHLLPRPGTPDAASCMRIGVPPEKLGPYSPTDHSCYNGSGDDYRGTLSITKSGQHCQPWSAQYPHSHHVSQEYPELWGSHNFCRNPGGQMQAPWCFTLDPQVRVDLCDIHPCNSPESPRKEILFILIPAIAIPLVIACLFFLVCLCRNKQKASTDTPLRCQLSSSPSQDMELSLLNQQKHQAKLREINMSAVRFTEELGEDRFGKVYKGHMYGTAPGEQTQVVAIKTLKDKVDATLSEEFRHEVMLRFHLQHQNIVCLLGVVTKEQPMSMIFTYSSLGDLHEYLVMRSPNSDVGSSDDDKTVKSTLEQADFLHVTTQIAAGMEYLSSQQVVHKDLAARNILVFDKLSIKILDLGLFRDVYAADYYNLMGTSPFPIRWMSPEAVMYGKLSTDSDIWSYGVLLWETFSYGLQPYCGYSNQDVIEMVRSHQLLPCPDDCPAWIYTLMLECWSEFQARRPRFKDIHTRLRSWESLSNYNSSAQTSGTSNTTQTSSLSTSPVSNISISTANASRYTSPKKSLPFHQPQFMPMKGQMHRPMVPQQLYIPVNGYHPMPAYPYLQNFYPMQIPMPIPHQQMHHPPQMVTKAGSHHSGSGSTSTGYVTTAPSNTSVTERAALLNEDSKTNDEDLAERVPKEELDQNKDLLVPETELLGDNDHPQTDELVIHLSDT, from the exons CCGCTGGCTGAAAAACGATGCCCCTGTGGTTCAGGAGCAGGGACGCATCACCATCCGTAAGATAGAGGCAGGATCCAAGCTCCGCATCCAGGACCTGGACACAACAGACACCGGCTACTATCAGTGTGTCGCCTCCAACTCACTCAAGGTCATCTCTGCCACAGGAGTCTTGTACGTCAAACTGG GACAGATGCCCACACATAGCCCAGATGATAC gtCACGTGAAAAAGGTTTCTGCCAGCCGTACCGAGGCATTGCCTGCGCCCGCTTCATTGGCAACCAGAGCATTTATGTTGAGTCTCTACAGATGCAGGGGGAGAGTGAAAACCGCATCACAG CTGCCTTCACTATGATTGGCACCTCCACCCACCTATCGGATCAGTGCTCCATGTTCGCCATCCCGTCCTTCTGCTACTATGTGTTCCCTCTTTGTGACGAGGGCAGTCGGGCTCCTCGGCGTCGACAGCTCTGTCGAGATGAGTGTGAGGCCCTGGAGAACGACCTGTGCCACACCGAGTACACCATTGCCCGATCCAATCCCATGATCCTCATGCAGCTGGAACTGCCCAGCTGCCACCTGCTGCCCCGGCCAGGCACGCCTGATGCTGCTTCCTGTATGAGGATAGGAGTGCCACCAGAAAAACTTGGTCCAT ATTCCCCCACAGACCACAGCTGCTACAATGGAAGTGGGGATGACTACAGGGGCACACTCAGCATCACTAAATCAGGTCAGCACTGCCAGCCATGGAGCGCTCAGTATCCTCACAGTCACCACGTGTCCCAGGAATACCCGGAGCTTTGGGGAAGTCACAACTTCTGCCGTAACCCGGGGGGGCAGATGCAGGCGCCCTGGTGCTTCACCCTGGACCCTCAGGTCAGGGTGGACCTTTGTGACATCCATCCCTGCA ATTCTCCAGAGAGCCCCAGGAAGGAGATCCTGTTCATTCTAATCCCTGCGATTGCCATCCCATTGGTCATCGCTTGCCTCTTCTTTCTGGTCTGCCTATGTCGCAATAAGCAAAAGGCCTCAACTGACACACCACTTCGCTGCCAACTGAGCAGCTCGCCTAGCCAGGACATGGAGCTGTCTCTCCTCAATCAGCAAAAAcaccag GCCAAGCTGCGGGAGATCAACATGTCAGCAGTACGGTTTACGGAGGAGCTTGGCGAAGATCGGTTTGGCAAGGTTTACAAGGGTCACATGTATGGCACCGCACCTGGTGAGCAGACCCAGGTGGTGGCCATCAAAACATTAAAGGACAAGGTTGATGCCACGCTCTCTGAGGAATTTCGCCACGAAGTCATGCTCCGCTTTCACTTACAACACCAGAATATCGTTTGTTTGCTGGGTGTGGTCACCAAAGAGCAGCCAATGAGCATGATATTCACCTATTCCAGCCTTGGTGACCTGCATGAGTATCTGGTAATGCGCTCCCCCAACTCAGATGTCGGCAGCTCAGATGATGACAAGACAGTTAAATCCACACTGGAGCAGGCTGATTTCCTTCATGTTACCACCCAGATTGCTGCCGGAATGGAATACCTTTCCAGCCAGCAAGTAGTCCATAAAGACCTTGCTGCCCGAAACATTCTGGTCTTTGACAAGCTCAGCATCAAGATCCTGGATCTGGGCCTGTTCAGAGACGTCTACGCTGCTGATTACTACAATCTAATGGGCACAAGCCCTTTCCCTATTCGTTGGATGTCCCCAGAAGCTGTTATGTATGGCAAGTTATCCACCGACTCCGACATCTGGTCTTATGGTGTCTTGTTGTGGGAGACTTTCAGTTACGGTCTGCAGCCATATTGTGGCTACTCCAACCAGGACGTGATCGAGATGGTGCGCAGCCACCAGTTACTGCCTTGTCCAGATGACTGCCCAGCCTGGATTTACACCCTTATGCTGGAGTGTTGGAGTGAATTCCAAGCAAGAAGGCCTCGTTTCAAGGACATCCACACACGTCTGCGCTCCTGGGAAAGCCTGTCCAACTATAACAGCTCTGCTCAGACTTCTGGCACCAGCAACACAACCCAGACCAGCTCTCTCAGCACCAGCCCTGTTAGCAACATCAGCATCAGCACAGCGAATGCATCGCGCTACACCAGCCCTAAAAAGAGCTTGCCATTCCATCAGCCCCAGTTCATGCCCATGAAGGGTCAAATGCATCGGCCAATGGTGCCCCAGCAGCTCTACATCCCTGTCAATGGATATCACCCCATGCCAGCTTACCCATACCTGCAGAACTTTTACCCCATGCAAATACCCATGCCCATTCCCCACCAGCAGATGCACCACCCACCACAGATGGTGACCAAAGCTGGTTCTCACCATAGTGGCAGTGGATCTACATCTACAGGCTATGTCACCACTGCCCCTTCCAACACTTCTGTCACAGAGAGAGCAGCTTTGCTTAATGAGGACTCCAAGACCAATGATGAGGACTTGGCTGAAAGGGTGCCCAAGGAAGAGCTAGACCAAAACAAGGACTTGTTAGTGCCGGAAACAGAATTGCTTGGCGACAATGACCATCCACAGACTGACGAATTGGTGATACACTTGTCAGACACATAA